The genomic segment gagtcattgattacagataaacttggagagttatgcctccaaggcgatcaattcAACTAGCAAGCATCAgggttgaggctagagatgatgagcagggccagaaccctccgctacTACCTAGGAAATTACACCagttgcttgctgacatgcaagctaggCTCCAGAGACAAGAGGAAGAGATTCGCCTCCTAAGGCAGCAGGCTCCGCCAGGGAGTGCTGCACTTAACTTGCCTGCTATTGTAGCACCAGTTGTACAACCGcctgagattgggaacaggtgggagccactttatgaaagatttaggaagcaacatcctccaacttttgagggaggaccagatccattaaaggctgaacagtggatgagtttgattacctccatcctggacttcatgagggtggaaggtaacgatagggtggcctgtgccacctatatgcttcgtGATGATGCACGCATCTGGTGGGAGGCTATTATTTTCATTCCAAATCTTTTAATTGGGTTggattttaatagttatccattttTGCTTATGACTAGGGTTACTGTTAAGGCTTggaattgaggatcgtgctcgagaccgcAATACACCTTTAGCTCgggatccgaggtaagaaaactgcactcgagtTGTGAATGAAGCTGAGATCCCCTGTAAATGAAAATATGtgagattataaatgtatttgtgaCTGGAAATATATGGATAGGCAGGTTAGCTCACGTTGCTTTTGATTGCGTGTTTCACAACTTGCATGTTTACTATGTTTGATGTGAAAgtccggcctaagggagccggggctaatgttaagcgtactgaacgctgctcggcctaagcgagctgtgtaaaatgctctaatctaatactttgtaaaatattTGCATGCACATAAGTTTATAAAAGAAAAATCCATTTATTATAAAAAGTTCCAGTGGGGCCTTgttaaaaacatgaaaattggacccaatagttttaaagaaaataatagttttcagacaacgttttaaaaataattaaagttcaagtcccactgataagttctaaAAATTTGAAGTAAACATAgacattattctttagaaattggcgttaaactgatcgttttctcgttcataggatgcccccacgccatacacagtCTCTAGCTCGCCCACTCTCTCTCTCCCCTTCCCTCTAGGCCGACGGCTCCAAGTTCCAAATGGcgtcttctttttctctcttccctttttATTCTAATTTAGCCAAAAATAACCTAATGAACATAAAGGGTAAGTTTCCTAATGGTGCCTATTTTTCctttattctaatttatttgattaaagaaaaaaaaagaaacaaaataaatggGACAACTCTAATTCCCCCATTCCTCTTACTGTCCACCCTTGTTACCCTTtccctcttttttatttattttttattttttataaataattctaATAAAAGGAAACTTAGGTGTGTAGAAAATtttacacatgtgcaccatgcaaccatgcacatgcacacactcaataactagggtgcatcactacctaccatgcaccttagtgcattcaaccaaaactcaaagtattcacattttaaaaataaataaataaataaaaattaaattcacaaaattctaccaaacaattctaaaaattaatttaaaaaataaataaaataattcacaacacttaacaattaaataaaataaatcacaaatttaataacttaatttttttttttggtgcgctacaatataccctccttaaaaagaatttcgtcccgaaattctttcttaccaaataattcagggttatttctctcatgtcttcctccaactcccatgttgcttctcgttccgtactattcttccacatgaccttaactagtggattccttttggatctcaattccttgattccctttcaATAACGGgctcaggctgttcatcataactcaggtcctgcttcagttGTAACGActtgtaactcaacacatgagagggaTCTGCCACATACTtacacaacatcgagatgtggaagacgttatGCGTTTTGGctagtgctgggggcagtgccaaacggtaagcaacttgccctactctgtccaaaatcctaaatggacctatatatctggggcttaacttccctttctttccaaaacacataacacccttcatcggtgagactttcaagaaaacaaactcgccactgaaaactcgatgtcccttctcttaaggtcagcgtagcttttttgcctactctgcgcggtaagcatcctttgaTGAATCTTCTCgatcgcctcactggcttccctaactacctcagggcctaaaatctgcttatccccaacttcatcccagtgtaaaggaaatctacacttgcgcccataaagcatcttatagggagccatcccaatagtatATTGGTACTGTTATTATAAGAGAATTCCATTAGGGGTAAGTATcagttccaagactctgaaaagtccaaagcacagcacctcaacatgtcctccagaatctgtatagtcctctcagactgctcatcagtctgaggatgaaacgcGGTGCTAAACTTTAGTCTTGATCTCATAGCTCTCTGTAGTCCCTTCCAAAACTTTGATGTGAATACTAATcctcgatcagaaattatcgactttggcaccccatgaagtctcactatctcacttacatacaattctgcatattggtccgctgagtatgtggtcttaactggTAGGAAATGGGTggacttagtgagcctatccactattacccacacagaatcgtgctgcttggtggttctgggtaaccctaccacaaaatccattgctatgtcctcccatttccatttagGAACATAGAGCGGTTCAAGTAACCCTGCTGGGctttggtgttctgctttgacttgctggcatgtcaaacatctagcaacaaactcagcaatatccctcttcattccatgccaccaatataacgccttaaggtcttggtacatcttcattgaacctgggtgtaaggaatagggtgttgtgCACGCTTCTTTCATATtactttccttaatctcaacattgtcaggcacacaaatcctatccatGTATCTTAGCAATCCACCATTGGATATTATGAAATCACTGCTAtcaccttcttgtaccaaagcctcttgcttcattagggcttcatccactttctgtCCTTCTCGAATTTGTTCTTGTAGGGAGGATTGTAACGTGAGGTTCGCTAGACTTCCTGTCACAAGTTTGATGCCggcatttatgatctctttctgaagaggcatctctattgtacGTAGTGCTGAGGAATTCCCATGTCCTCACCTACTCAATGCATatgcaaccacattggccttgcttGGGTGATAgagaatctcacaatcgtagtccttcactaattccaaccaccttcgctgcctcataTTAATTTCCTTTTgcatgaagaagtacttcagacttttttggtcagtgtatatctcgcacttgtcccaatataggtgatgtctccatatcttcagTGTGAACACCACGGCTACCAACTCAAGATCATGAATGGGATATCATTGCTCATAATCCTTAAGttgtctagaagcataagctaccgccttcccatcttgcatcaacacacatcctaagtCGTTCTTTGATgaatcacaatacaccacaaatttcccgccctctgtgggaacacaaaggataggcacTGAAAttaacttatccttcatggtctgaaagctttcttcacatttctcagtCCATGAAAACTTTTGATGTTTGTgggttaagttggtcaatggtgtggcgatctttgagaaaccctcgacaaacttcctatagtaacccgccaatcctaagaagctttgaacttctgaggcattcttcggctggggccagtctctaatggcatcgatctttgatgggtctactgctagTCCATTCTTGGAGACTATATGCCCTGGGAAAGTTACCTAttccagccaaaactcacacttataGAACTTACCGTATAGTTGATGTTCTCGCAGTCTTTTCAGggtcaacctcaaatgctcctcgtgctcctCCTTTGTCTTCGAGTaaataaggatatcatctatgaacactaccacaaacttgtccaaatagtccttaaataccctgttcataatgtccataaatgctgctggggcattagtgagtccaaaagatatcattaggaactcataatgcccgtagcgagttctaaaatccatttttggaatgtctccctctttcactttcaactgatggtacccggattgcatatcaatcttcgagaataccgttgccccttgcagttgatcaaaaagctcatctatcctaggcaaaggatatttgttcttaatggtaaCGTTATTGAGTTCtcagtaatcgatgcacattctcatgctcccATCCTTCTTTTTTTACAAATAGGACTGGTACTTCCtatggcgaatggctaggtcttatgaaccctttgtccaacaactcctgtagctggttcttaagttccttcaacTCCGTAGGTGCCTTCCGATAGGGCGCTTTAGAGATCGGTACTATTTCTGGTGCAAGCTCGATCATAAACTCGATTTCTCTGTCCGGGGGTAatcctggtaattcctcgggaaacacctccagaaattcacaaacaataTGCACATTTTCCAGTTTTAATTCTgactccttggatttatccaccacactagccagaaatgtcgaacaaccatgttgcatcatattccgtgcttctAGTGCATATATTATGGGTGTTAAAAAACGTGCTATTTCTCCGCTAAAGGAAAATACCTCTCCTTCTTTTGGCCTGAACTCCACAGTCTTCTTCCGACAGTCTATTGTcgccccatgtttggataaccaatccatgccaagtatgacatcataatcttGTATACTCATTTCTATCAAGTCTGCTGGGCACTCCCTTCCCTTTATCCTTACAGGAGTTTACGGTAACCACCTAGTTGGCAACATCGTGTCTCCCAATGGCAACATTGTACTAAAGTTATGCTCAAACAATTTATAAGGCATACTCAgcttatcaatcacattcatggaaacataagagtgagtcattccagaatcaataaggactatacacatcataccagatatagggagtTTACCTGTGACTACGGTGTTGTTGTTGGCTACTTCATTCTAAGTTAAGGAAAAAACCCTTGCTGGCACTAGATTGCTGTTATTATTCTGTCCCGCattccattgtgggcaattcttcTTCAGATGTCCTGCCTGACCGCACTTAAAACATTTATTGGTGTCGGCCTGAAATTCTCCCAGGTGTCTTTTCGAGCATTTAGGACAGATGGGGTGCTCTACTCGATTGCCTTGATACGGTTCCGGTCATTAAAGCGATTGTTGTGGTTGTTTGGGTTCTGAGTGTTGTGACTGTTGTTATTCATGGTCGGAGGTCTTGGTCTCTTATCAGTGCCATTGTTCTGCCCTTCATTAGCTTTCATTTTGTTACCCTCATTGAAGCCCTTGTTTCGGTAGTTCTCCCTTCTGGaagcattatccttccatatccgATCTTCCAAATATTCATCTTTAACTGCTCTATCAAGTACTTCTGCATAATTAAACACTTTAGCATTGGTCATCATAACATCCCTAGCGATCATTGGCTTGATTCCCCTTACGAACCTTTGGACTCGCAGAGTTTCAGTTGGCACAACTTCAGAAGAAATTTTTTCCAACCTATCGAACTTTTGTGCATAATCAGTGACAGATAGATTTCCTTGTACCAGGGTTACAAACTCATCTACCTTGGTTGCTAGCACGGtcgcactgtaatacttcttgctaAAAGCCTGGATGAATtctgcccaagtcatggtattcaaGTCACGAGTCTGTTTAATTACATCCCACCATATCTGTGCATCCATCTTGAGTAAATAAATTGCACAAGAGACTCTCTGGCAATCATTCAACTCCATATGATCGAAGATGGCCTCGACTGATCTTAACCAATCCTCTGCCACTATTGGGTCAGCTTTCCCGTCAAAGGTTGGTGGGGCTTATTTTCTGAAACGTTCATACATTGGTTCAAACCCATAAGTTACATGCAGTGGTGTAGGTGGTGGTGCTGGCGGCTGAGGTTGCGCTACTGGTACTTGAGGCACTTGGGGCGTTTGGGGCATTTGCGGTGCTTGCCTAGCATGTGCCAATTCCTCATCTCTCAGCCTCAATTGTTCTCTCAACCTTGCTACCTCTGCGGCCAAGTCCACAGATGGTGCTGCTGGAGCTACAGGTTGAACTGATG from the Humulus lupulus chromosome X, drHumLupu1.1, whole genome shotgun sequence genome contains:
- the LOC133805879 gene encoding uncharacterized protein LOC133805879 — its product is MELNDCQRVSCAIYLLKMDAQIWWDVIKQTRDLNTMTWAEFIQAFSKKYYSATVLATKVDEFVTLVQGNLSVTDYAQKFDRLEKISSEVVPTETLRVQRFVRGIKPMIARDVMMTNAKVFNYAEVLDRAVKDEYLEDRIWKDNASRRENYRNKGFNEGNKMKANEGQNNGTDKRPRPPTMNNNSHNTQNPNNHNNRFNDRNRIKAIE